One genomic segment of Rhizorhabdus phycosphaerae includes these proteins:
- a CDS encoding efflux RND transporter periplasmic adaptor subunit gives MSDADKKPDHDLDAFLGVEQTSPRAILFRRIGIGLAVLVVLVILWRLFMGGDDKVAYATRPVERGDLTVVVSATGNLAPTNQVEVGSEQSGTVMDVYVDNNDVVKNGQLLAKIDPQRLEDAVVQARAALASAEASVQQAEATEQQSRATLRRQEQVWKLSGGKVPSATELDVARADLARATAGVATARASVEQARASLSSAEVALSRAYIRSPVNGQVLSRSIEPGQTVAASFNAPVLFTIAQDLSQMRLEVKVDEADVGQVKKGQKATFTVDAFPGRTFPAIIERVDVGANATSTGSSSSSTSTTTTTTGVVSYTARLTVNNAGGLLRPGMTATADIVTSEKKGALLIPVAALRFTPDAKAGGSGGGGLASVLAPRPMRRGGGGSREATIGRGSKQTVYVVTDSGAAPKPVEVVIGESNGSQAEVVGGDLKPGMQVVIGQFAGGAGRPASGGPQS, from the coding sequence ATGAGCGACGCCGACAAGAAGCCCGATCATGATCTCGACGCGTTTCTGGGGGTTGAGCAGACCTCGCCGCGCGCGATCCTCTTCCGTCGGATCGGCATCGGCCTCGCCGTTCTGGTCGTGCTGGTCATCCTGTGGCGGTTGTTCATGGGCGGTGATGACAAGGTCGCCTATGCGACGCGTCCGGTCGAGCGGGGCGACCTCACCGTCGTCGTGTCGGCCACCGGCAATCTCGCACCGACCAACCAGGTCGAGGTCGGCTCCGAGCAGTCGGGGACCGTCATGGACGTCTATGTCGACAATAACGATGTCGTAAAGAACGGGCAGCTGCTCGCGAAGATCGATCCGCAGCGGCTCGAGGATGCGGTGGTCCAGGCGCGTGCCGCCCTGGCCTCTGCGGAGGCCAGCGTGCAGCAGGCGGAGGCGACCGAGCAGCAGTCCCGCGCGACGCTGCGACGACAGGAGCAGGTCTGGAAATTGTCGGGCGGCAAGGTGCCGTCGGCAACCGAACTCGACGTGGCGCGCGCCGATCTGGCCCGCGCCACCGCTGGTGTCGCGACCGCGCGCGCCTCGGTCGAACAGGCCCGCGCAAGCCTGTCTTCGGCCGAGGTCGCCTTGTCGCGCGCCTATATCCGTTCGCCGGTCAACGGTCAGGTTCTCTCGCGCTCGATCGAGCCGGGCCAGACCGTCGCAGCCTCGTTCAATGCTCCGGTCCTCTTCACCATTGCCCAGGATCTGAGCCAGATGCGGCTCGAGGTGAAGGTCGACGAAGCCGATGTCGGCCAGGTCAAGAAGGGCCAGAAGGCAACCTTCACCGTCGATGCCTTCCCGGGCCGTACCTTCCCTGCGATCATCGAGCGGGTCGACGTCGGTGCAAACGCTACGAGCACCGGCTCGAGTTCGTCCTCTACCAGCACGACGACGACAACCACCGGCGTGGTGTCCTACACCGCGCGTCTGACCGTGAACAATGCGGGCGGGCTCCTGCGGCCCGGGATGACCGCGACCGCCGATATCGTCACCAGCGAGAAGAAGGGCGCCCTGCTGATTCCGGTCGCCGCGCTGCGCTTCACGCCCGACGCCAAGGCTGGCGGCTCGGGCGGCGGGGGCCTGGCGAGCGTGCTGGCGCCCCGCCCGATGCGGCGCGGGGGCGGGGGCTCGCGTGAGGCGACGATCGGCCGTGGCAGCAAGCAGACCGTCTATGTCGTGACGGACAGCGGTGCTGCACCCAAGCCTGTCGAGGTGGTGATCGGCGAAAGCAACGGCTCCCAGGCCGAAGTCGTCGGTGGCGATCTGAAGCCGGGCATGCAGGTCGTCATCGGCCAGTTTGCCGGTGGCGCTGGCCGACCGGCCTCGGGTGGGCCGCAGAGCTGA
- a CDS encoding ABC transporter ATP-binding protein — MPGEIASGETLISLRGVRKIFGEGPTAFAALKGVDVDIARGDFVAVMGPSGSGKSTTMNILGCLDVPTEGEYLFRGYHVERLDRDQRALLRRRYLGFVFQGFNLLARTSALENVELPLVYRGEEKTARREAAMAALDKVGLADWWHHTPAELSGGQQQRVAIARAIVTRPDVLLADEPTGNLDTERSIEIMELLTDLNRNSDITVLMVTHEAEMAAYARTIIHFRDGLVERIETGEKA; from the coding sequence ATGCCGGGCGAAATCGCGTCGGGCGAGACGCTGATCTCGCTGCGCGGGGTGCGCAAGATCTTCGGCGAGGGCCCGACCGCCTTCGCCGCGCTCAAGGGCGTCGACGTCGACATCGCCAGGGGCGATTTCGTTGCGGTGATGGGGCCGTCGGGCTCGGGCAAGTCGACCACGATGAACATCCTCGGCTGCCTCGACGTCCCCACCGAGGGCGAATATCTGTTCCGTGGCTATCATGTCGAACGGCTCGACCGCGATCAGCGGGCTCTGCTCCGGCGCCGCTACCTCGGCTTCGTCTTCCAGGGTTTCAACCTGCTGGCGCGCACCTCCGCGCTGGAGAATGTCGAACTGCCGCTGGTCTATCGCGGCGAGGAAAAGACCGCCCGTCGCGAAGCGGCGATGGCGGCGCTGGACAAGGTCGGCCTTGCCGACTGGTGGCATCATACGCCGGCGGAACTGTCGGGCGGGCAGCAACAGCGCGTCGCGATCGCGCGGGCGATCGTTACCCGGCCCGACGTGTTGCTGGCTGACGAACCCACCGGCAATCTCGATACGGAGCGCTCGATCGAGATCATGGAGTTGCTGACCGACCTCAATCGGAACAGCGACATCACCGTCCTCATGGTCACGCACGAGGCCGAGATGGCAGCCTATGCGCGCACCATCATCCATTTCCGCGACGGCCTGGTCGAACGGATCGAGACGGGAGAAAAGGCATGA
- a CDS encoding ABC transporter permease, whose protein sequence is MWATTFLLAVREIRRHLLRSFLTILGIVIGVWAVVTMVTLGNGATAAVKEQISSLGANVLQVRPGQGFGRGGGGPQPPDFKIEDIDAIRTQIVGVTAVAPLVQSSGTAVYNAANWSTTINGTNREYFVAQPWTFTGGRIFSEAEEQAGKAVCIIGNTVRTRLFRDEDPVGKRFRIKNISCEIIGTLASKGQGGFGNDQDDIVLMPYKAVQRRMTGSRDVRTIMVSVDANYDSQAIQSSLRDLLRQRRHLSASAEDDFNIFDTRQISETLQGTTQILTSLLGAVAAVSLLVGGIGIMNIMLVSVTERTREIGIRLAIGAVAREVLLQFLVEAVTLACLGGLLGLLLALISTLALAPVLKVPFIFDAQINLIAFVFSALIGVVFGYFPARRAASLNPIEALRHE, encoded by the coding sequence ATGTGGGCCACGACCTTCCTGCTCGCCGTCCGCGAGATCCGGCGCCATCTGCTGCGCTCCTTCCTGACCATCCTCGGCATCGTCATCGGGGTCTGGGCCGTGGTGACGATGGTCACGCTCGGCAACGGCGCGACGGCGGCGGTAAAGGAACAGATATCCAGCCTCGGCGCCAATGTGCTTCAGGTTCGTCCCGGCCAGGGATTCGGTCGCGGCGGCGGCGGCCCCCAGCCGCCCGACTTCAAGATCGAGGATATCGATGCGATCCGCACCCAGATCGTCGGGGTGACCGCCGTGGCGCCGCTGGTCCAGTCGAGCGGGACGGCTGTCTATAATGCGGCGAACTGGTCGACGACGATCAACGGTACCAATCGCGAATATTTCGTGGCGCAGCCTTGGACCTTTACAGGGGGACGCATTTTCAGCGAAGCCGAGGAGCAGGCCGGCAAGGCCGTCTGCATCATCGGCAATACCGTGCGCACGCGGCTGTTCCGCGACGAGGACCCGGTCGGCAAGCGTTTCCGCATCAAGAATATCTCCTGCGAGATCATCGGCACGCTGGCCTCAAAGGGGCAGGGCGGTTTCGGCAATGACCAGGACGATATCGTCCTGATGCCGTACAAGGCGGTCCAGCGGCGGATGACCGGCAGCCGCGATGTCCGGACGATCATGGTGTCGGTCGATGCCAATTATGACAGCCAGGCGATCCAGTCGTCGCTGCGCGACCTGCTGCGCCAGCGCCGCCACCTCAGCGCGAGTGCGGAGGACGACTTCAACATCTTCGACACGCGCCAGATCTCGGAGACGCTGCAGGGTACGACCCAGATCCTCACCTCGCTGCTCGGCGCCGTCGCGGCGGTCAGCCTGCTTGTCGGTGGCATCGGCATCATGAACATCATGCTCGTCTCGGTGACCGAGCGGACCCGCGAAATCGGCATCCGGCTCGCCATCGGCGCGGTCGCCCGGGAGGTGCTGCTGCAGTTCCTCGTCGAGGCGGTGACGCTGGCCTGTCTCGGCGGCCTGCTCGGCCTGCTGCTCGCGCTGATCTCCACCCTCGCGCTCGCCCCGGTACTGAAGGTGCCCTTTATCTTCGATGCGCAGATCAACCTGATCGCCTTCGTCTTCTCGGCGCTGATCGGGGTGGTGTTCGGCTATTTTCCGGCACGGCGGGCGGCATCGCTCAACCCGATCGAGGCGCTGCGGCACGAATGA
- a CDS encoding EF-hand domain-containing protein, which translates to MRTLLPLLLLASFASPVAARKDAPPSPCSEPFRQPLFISPIGEPFRTKDDADQPMRRWFEQADRDHDGRLTVAEMQLDADRFFATIDKDGSGEILPDELMAYELNVAPEIRLYQFRGDPRGGPGGPAGGSAPLPGGKPPQSGGKRPTPPDYGGAAGAGRYSFLNVPNPVASADRDFDRAISLREYRAAAAERFRDLDKDGRGFLTLADLPRTPAQIVANAQCVERVKERAKGGRK; encoded by the coding sequence ATGAGAACGCTCCTTCCCCTGCTGCTGCTCGCCAGCTTCGCCAGCCCGGTTGCGGCGCGCAAGGATGCGCCGCCGTCGCCCTGCTCGGAGCCCTTCCGCCAGCCGCTGTTCATCTCACCGATCGGTGAGCCCTTCCGCACGAAGGACGATGCGGACCAGCCCATGCGCCGCTGGTTCGAGCAGGCCGACCGCGATCATGACGGGCGGCTGACCGTGGCGGAGATGCAGCTCGATGCGGATCGCTTCTTCGCGACGATCGACAAGGACGGCAGCGGCGAGATACTGCCCGACGAACTCATGGCCTATGAGCTGAACGTCGCGCCCGAAATCAGGTTGTACCAGTTCCGGGGCGATCCGCGCGGCGGGCCCGGCGGCCCGGCAGGCGGCAGTGCTCCGCTACCGGGCGGCAAACCCCCGCAGTCCGGCGGCAAGCGGCCGACGCCGCCCGATTATGGCGGTGCTGCGGGCGCCGGTCGCTATTCCTTCCTCAACGTCCCCAATCCTGTGGCTTCGGCGGATCGCGATTTCGATCGGGCCATATCGCTGCGCGAATATCGTGCCGCCGCAGCCGAACGGTTTCGCGACCTCGACAAGGATGGGCGCGGCTTTCTGACGCTCGCCGACCTGCCCAGAACGCCGGCCCAGATCGTCGCCAATGCCCAGTGCGTCGAGCGGGTGAAGGAGCGCGCGAAGGGAGGACGCAAGTGA
- a CDS encoding response regulator, producing the protein MSAADPLILVVDDDADLRSLMTDFLRGNGLRVESAADAAEMDALISAERPDLIVLDLMMPGEDGLSILRRLRKPGSPGIIMLSAMGEDTDRIIGLEVGADDYLAKPCNPRELLARIRAVLRRKSEEAAAATQGAVRRFGAWTLDIVQREVRRIGAAPAPLTDAEFRVLAAFLDRPQRVLSRDKLIEAGKGMDSDVFDRAIDVTISRLRKKLGPDDPIRTIRNEGYMFTLKVEGE; encoded by the coding sequence GTGAGCGCAGCCGATCCCCTGATCCTGGTCGTCGACGACGATGCCGACCTGCGGTCACTGATGACCGATTTCCTGCGCGGCAACGGCCTGCGCGTGGAAAGCGCCGCCGACGCGGCGGAGATGGATGCGCTGATCTCGGCCGAGCGCCCCGATCTGATCGTCCTCGACCTCATGATGCCGGGAGAAGATGGCTTGTCGATCCTTCGCCGCCTGCGCAAGCCGGGAAGCCCCGGCATCATCATGCTGTCCGCCATGGGCGAGGACACCGACCGCATCATCGGTCTGGAGGTCGGCGCCGACGATTATCTGGCCAAGCCCTGCAACCCACGCGAACTGCTGGCCCGCATCCGCGCGGTGCTGCGCCGCAAGAGCGAGGAGGCGGCCGCCGCCACCCAGGGGGCGGTGCGCCGCTTCGGGGCGTGGACGCTCGACATCGTCCAGCGCGAGGTGCGCCGGATCGGTGCGGCGCCGGCGCCGCTGACCGACGCCGAGTTTCGGGTGCTCGCGGCCTTTCTCGATCGCCCGCAACGCGTGCTGAGCCGCGACAAGCTGATCGAGGCCGGCAAGGGCATGGACAGCGACGTGTTCGATCGCGCGATCGACGTAACCATCAGCCGGCTGCGCAAGAAGCTCGGGCCCGACGACCCCATCCGGACGATCCGCAACGAAGGCTATATGTTCACCCTCAAGGTCGAGGGCGAATGA
- a CDS encoding ATP-binding protein — MTARPRPGLSIFWQTLLLLLASVAAVFVVTILLFTVAPPPRPDFNSLSDIAEALAGRRLPRERIWQAVDLPDARHEAAVPPDRRSPPPLDDLPRDRLLATREQAAEPRPDPEMIESRRFSRRLADRIGVSPDRVRLYFGPDQRVGIPFRSGRERRVIVRRGEPLFFDTVLAGYRTDAGTWRVVRTPPRPFFPAWQQRILLLFGLSLLAVIPFAWLFARALAKPIRRIADAADRMGANPQAPLIVEEGPAELRVTAHALNRMQERLSAYLTERTNMIGAIAHDLRTPLARIAFRIESAPDEMRQKVQGDIEQMRAMIAATISFVRDTGGSAEMRSLSLDRLVTDLVDSEREIGRPVRLVQAEPITLLGDAMALRRLVQNLVDNAIVYGGEAELSVRREGEFAALRVADRGPGLPPAALEAMFRPFERGEPSRNRSTGGIGLGLSISRAIAQEHGGSLVLANREGGGLEALFRVPIRD, encoded by the coding sequence ATGACGGCGCGCCCGCGCCCCGGCCTGTCGATCTTCTGGCAGACGCTGCTGCTGTTGCTGGCCAGCGTCGCGGCGGTGTTCGTCGTCACGATCCTGCTGTTCACTGTGGCGCCGCCGCCCCGACCCGACTTCAACTCGCTGTCCGACATCGCAGAGGCTTTGGCCGGGCGGCGCCTGCCGCGAGAGCGCATCTGGCAGGCGGTCGATCTGCCGGATGCGCGGCATGAAGCGGCGGTGCCGCCCGACCGCCGCTCGCCGCCGCCGCTCGACGATTTGCCGCGCGACCGGCTGCTGGCGACGCGCGAGCAGGCGGCAGAGCCCCGTCCCGATCCCGAGATGATCGAGTCGCGCCGCTTCTCGCGCCGGCTGGCCGATCGCATCGGCGTTTCGCCCGACCGGGTCCGGCTTTATTTCGGTCCGGACCAGCGCGTCGGCATACCCTTTCGGTCCGGGCGCGAACGGCGCGTGATCGTGCGGCGGGGCGAACCCCTCTTCTTCGATACGGTGCTGGCCGGCTATCGCACCGACGCCGGCACATGGCGGGTGGTTCGCACGCCGCCCCGGCCTTTCTTCCCGGCCTGGCAGCAGCGCATCCTGCTGCTCTTCGGACTGAGCCTGCTGGCGGTGATTCCCTTCGCCTGGCTGTTCGCCCGTGCGCTCGCCAAGCCGATCCGGCGGATCGCCGACGCGGCGGACCGGATGGGTGCCAATCCCCAGGCGCCGCTGATCGTCGAGGAAGGCCCGGCCGAGCTTCGCGTGACCGCCCATGCGCTCAACCGGATGCAGGAAAGGCTTTCCGCCTATCTGACCGAGCGGACCAACATGATCGGGGCGATCGCGCACGATCTGCGAACCCCGCTCGCCCGGATCGCCTTCCGGATCGAATCGGCGCCCGACGAGATGCGGCAGAAGGTGCAGGGCGACATCGAGCAGATGCGCGCGATGATCGCGGCGACCATCTCCTTCGTGCGCGATACCGGCGGCAGTGCGGAGATGCGCAGCCTCTCGCTCGACCGGCTGGTGACCGACCTGGTCGACTCCGAGCGCGAGATCGGTCGCCCGGTTCGTCTGGTGCAGGCCGAACCGATCACTCTGTTGGGCGACGCCATGGCGTTGCGCCGCCTCGTCCAGAATCTGGTCGACAACGCCATCGTCTATGGCGGCGAGGCCGAGCTTTCGGTCCGCCGCGAGGGGGAGTTTGCCGCGCTTCGGGTGGCCGATCGCGGCCCGGGCCTGCCGCCCGCTGCTCTGGAAGCGATGTTCCGCCCGTTCGAGCGGGGCGAGCCATCGCGCAATCGGTCTACCGGCGGGATCGGACTGGGGCTCAGCATCTCGCGCGCCATCGCGCAGGAACATGGCGGCAGCCTCGTCCTAGCCAACCGCGAGGGCGGTGGTCTCGAAGCGTTGTTCCGGGTGCCCATCCGCGACTGA
- a CDS encoding 3-methyl-2-oxobutanoate dehydrogenase (2-methylpropanoyl-transferring) subunit alpha has protein sequence MTGRNLPPLSLHVPEPSFRPGDEADYSSFPMPVAGAVRRPEIGAAPAEMRDLAYDMVRVLDPEGVAQGPWDPRLSSETLLKMLRSMALTRAFDERLYRAQRQGKTSFYMKCTGEEATSIAAAHALDYDDMCFPSYRQQGLLIARDWPIVDMINQIYSNRADRLKGRQMPIMYSVRDANFFSISGNLTTQYPQAVGWAMASAARGDTRIAAAWCGEGSTAEGDFHSAMTFAAVYRAPVILNVINNQWAISSFSGFAGAEATTFAARAIGYGIAGLRVDGNDALAVYAATQWAADRARSNHGPTLIEHFTYRAEGHSTSDDPTKYRSADEGTKWPLGDPIARLKKHVIGLGIWDEDRHAAMDREVAEQVKAAQREAEKNGVLHDGLKQSFDPMFEDVFETMPWHLEEQREQMLEERKAAGI, from the coding sequence ATGACTGGCCGCAATCTGCCGCCTTTGTCGCTGCACGTTCCCGAGCCGTCGTTCCGACCGGGGGACGAGGCCGATTATAGCAGCTTTCCGATGCCCGTTGCCGGTGCCGTTCGCCGGCCGGAAATCGGTGCCGCGCCTGCCGAGATGCGTGACCTCGCTTATGACATGGTGCGCGTACTCGACCCGGAGGGCGTAGCCCAGGGCCCGTGGGATCCGCGCCTTTCGTCCGAGACGCTGTTGAAAATGCTGCGCAGCATGGCGCTGACGCGGGCCTTCGACGAGCGCCTCTATCGCGCGCAGCGCCAGGGAAAGACCAGCTTCTATATGAAGTGCACCGGCGAGGAGGCGACCTCGATCGCGGCGGCCCATGCGCTCGACTATGACGATATGTGCTTTCCCAGCTACCGGCAGCAGGGCCTGCTGATCGCGCGCGACTGGCCGATCGTCGACATGATCAACCAGATCTATTCGAACCGCGCCGACCGCCTGAAGGGCCGCCAGATGCCGATCATGTATTCGGTGCGCGACGCCAATTTCTTCTCGATCTCGGGCAATCTGACGACCCAATATCCGCAGGCCGTGGGCTGGGCGATGGCCAGCGCGGCGCGCGGCGACACGCGCATCGCGGCGGCCTGGTGCGGCGAGGGCTCGACCGCCGAGGGCGACTTCCATTCGGCGATGACCTTCGCTGCTGTTTACCGTGCACCGGTCATCCTGAACGTGATCAACAACCAGTGGGCTATCTCGTCCTTCTCGGGCTTCGCGGGGGCCGAGGCGACGACCTTCGCGGCGCGCGCCATCGGCTATGGCATCGCCGGCCTGCGCGTGGACGGCAATGACGCGCTGGCGGTCTATGCCGCGACCCAGTGGGCGGCCGACCGGGCGCGCAGCAACCATGGGCCGACGCTGATCGAGCATTTCACCTATCGCGCCGAGGGCCATTCGACGTCGGACGACCCGACCAAATATCGCTCCGCCGACGAGGGTACGAAATGGCCGCTCGGCGATCCGATCGCGCGGCTGAAGAAGCATGTCATCGGGCTCGGCATCTGGGACGAGGATCGCCACGCCGCGATGGACCGCGAGGTCGCCGAGCAGGTGAAGGCGGCGCAGCGCGAGGCCGAGAAGAACGGGGTGCTGCACGACGGGCTCAAGCAGTCCTTCGACCCGATGTTCGAGGACGTGTTCGAAACGATGCCCTGGCATCTGGAGGAGCAGCGCGAGCAGATGCTCGAGGAACGCAAGGCGGCGGGCATATGA
- a CDS encoding alpha-ketoacid dehydrogenase subunit beta, producing the protein MNMIQAINSALDVSMERDEGIVVLGEDVGYFGGVFKATEGLQKRYGKTRVFDTPISECGIIGVAVGMATYGLRPVPEIQFADYIYPALDQLVSEAARLRYRSAGEYTAPITVRTPFGGGIFGGQTHSQSPEGIFTHVAGLKTVIPSNPYDAKGLLIAAIEDNDPVIFFEPKRIYNGPFDGHYDRPVAPWSRFPESAVPTGHYRIELGKAKVVREGADVTILCYGTMVHVAKGVVEESGVDAEIVDLRTLVPLDIETVAASVKKTGRCVVVHEATKTAGYGAELSALVQEHCFHWLEAPVQRVTGWDTPYPHSLEWAYFPGPVRLTQALKRVMQD; encoded by the coding sequence ATGAACATGATCCAGGCGATCAACTCGGCGCTCGACGTGTCGATGGAGCGCGACGAGGGCATCGTCGTGCTGGGCGAGGACGTCGGCTATTTCGGCGGCGTCTTCAAGGCGACCGAAGGGTTGCAGAAGCGCTATGGCAAGACCCGCGTGTTCGACACGCCGATCAGCGAATGCGGCATCATCGGCGTGGCCGTCGGCATGGCGACCTATGGCTTGCGCCCGGTGCCCGAGATCCAGTTCGCCGATTATATCTACCCCGCGCTCGACCAGCTGGTGTCGGAGGCAGCACGGCTGCGCTACCGCTCGGCGGGCGAATATACCGCGCCGATCACGGTGCGGACCCCCTTCGGCGGCGGCATCTTCGGCGGGCAAACGCACAGCCAGAGCCCCGAGGGCATCTTCACCCATGTCGCGGGGCTCAAGACGGTGATCCCGTCCAACCCCTATGACGCCAAGGGCCTGCTGATCGCGGCGATCGAGGATAATGACCCGGTCATCTTCTTCGAGCCGAAGCGGATCTACAACGGCCCCTTCGATGGCCATTATGACCGCCCGGTGGCGCCGTGGAGCCGCTTCCCCGAAAGCGCGGTGCCGACCGGCCATTACCGGATCGAACTCGGCAAGGCGAAGGTCGTGCGTGAAGGGGCCGACGTCACCATCCTCTGCTACGGCACCATGGTTCATGTGGCGAAGGGCGTTGTCGAGGAGAGCGGCGTCGACGCCGAGATCGTCGACCTGAGAACCCTCGTCCCGCTCGACATCGAGACGGTGGCAGCCTCGGTGAAGAAGACCGGCCGCTGCGTCGTGGTGCATGAGGCGACCAAGACCGCCGGCTATGGCGCAGAACTGTCGGCGTTGGTGCAGGAACATTGCTTCCATTGGCTCGAGGCGCCCGTGCAGCGCGTGACCGGCTGGGACACGCCTTATCCGCACAGCCTCGAATGGGCCTATTTTCCTGGCCCCGTCCGTCTCACCCAGGCGCTCAAGCGCGTGATGCAGGATTGA
- a CDS encoding dihydrolipoamide acetyltransferase family protein translates to MATYEFKLPDIGEGIAEAEIVAWHVAVGDVVEEDAPLADLMTDKATVEMTAPVAGRVVRLTGEVGEQVAIGSILAVFEVEGEAALEEAPAPVVEVAPVEAAQVVKPDPVPTPVEAKPGAAPVVAAAAEPEPAPTERHRVLASPAVRQRAKDLGIDLAQVKAAADGRVRHADLDAFLTYNAGGGYRAPGAARGDEQVKVIGLRRRIAENMAAAKRAIPHFTYVEEIDVTKLEALRADLNATRGAKPKLTMLPLLITAICKTLPDFPMINARYDDEAGIVTRSGAVHLGMATQTDAGLMVPVIRNAEARNVWQLASEIVRLADAARSGKAKSDELSGSTLTITSLGPLGGIATTPVINRPEVAIIGPNKVVERPVFRDGQVVAAKLMNLSISCDHRVVDGWDAASFVQALKRLLETPALLFVD, encoded by the coding sequence ATGGCGACCTATGAATTCAAGCTGCCGGACATCGGCGAGGGCATAGCCGAGGCGGAGATCGTCGCCTGGCATGTGGCGGTTGGCGATGTGGTCGAGGAGGACGCGCCGCTGGCCGACCTGATGACCGACAAGGCGACGGTCGAGATGACCGCGCCGGTGGCGGGCCGGGTGGTGCGGCTGACCGGCGAGGTGGGCGAGCAGGTGGCGATCGGTTCGATCCTGGCGGTGTTCGAGGTCGAGGGCGAGGCGGCCCTGGAGGAAGCTCCCGCGCCAGTGGTCGAGGTCGCTCCGGTCGAAGCCGCGCAGGTGGTGAAGCCCGACCCGGTCCCGACGCCGGTCGAGGCGAAGCCGGGAGCGGCGCCTGTCGTCGCTGCGGCCGCGGAGCCCGAACCGGCGCCGACCGAACGCCATCGCGTGCTCGCCTCGCCGGCGGTGCGGCAGCGGGCGAAGGATCTCGGCATCGATCTCGCGCAGGTGAAGGCGGCGGCCGACGGGCGCGTGCGCCATGCCGATCTCGATGCCTTCCTGACCTATAATGCCGGCGGCGGCTATCGCGCACCGGGTGCCGCGCGCGGCGACGAGCAGGTCAAGGTGATCGGCCTGCGCCGCCGCATCGCCGAGAATATGGCGGCGGCAAAGCGCGCCATCCCGCACTTCACCTATGTCGAGGAGATCGACGTCACTAAGCTGGAGGCACTGCGCGCCGACCTCAACGCGACGCGGGGCGCCAAGCCCAAGCTGACGATGCTGCCGCTGCTGATCACGGCGATCTGCAAGACGCTGCCCGACTTCCCGATGATCAACGCCCGCTATGACGACGAGGCGGGGATCGTGACCCGCTCGGGCGCGGTGCATCTGGGCATGGCGACGCAGACCGATGCCGGGCTGATGGTGCCGGTGATCCGCAATGCCGAGGCGCGCAACGTCTGGCAGCTGGCTTCGGAGATCGTGCGGCTGGCCGATGCCGCGCGCAGCGGCAAGGCGAAGTCGGACGAGCTGTCGGGCTCGACGCTGACGATCACCTCGCTGGGGCCGCTCGGCGGCATCGCGACGACGCCGGTGATCAACCGGCCCGAAGTGGCGATCATCGGCCCGAACAAGGTGGTCGAGCGGCCGGTGTTCCGCGATGGGCAGGTGGTGGCGGCGAAGCTGATGAACCTGTCGATCAGTTGCGACCACCGCGTCGTCGATGGCTGGGACGCCGCCAGCTTCGTCCAGGCCCTCAAGCGTCTTCTGGAGACACCCGCACTACTGTTCGTGGACTGA
- a CDS encoding YebC/PmpR family DNA-binding transcriptional regulator — translation MAGHSKFKNIMHRKGAQDKKRSALFSKLSREITVAARMGLPDPAMNARLRQAVITARKEGLPKDNIERSINKAAGGDDTNYEEVRYEGFGPGGVALIIEALTDNRNRTATNVRTAVSKNGGNLGAGGSVSHGFDRLGLINYPASAGDPDKVFEAALEAGAEDVTSSEEGHEIWTAIDSLHEVAKALEPVLGEADGAKLAWRPQTQVSVGEEDAAKLLKLIDALDDDDDVQTVWGNYDVPEEVMAKLG, via the coding sequence ATGGCCGGTCATAGCAAATTCAAGAACATCATGCACCGCAAGGGTGCGCAGGATAAGAAGCGCTCGGCGCTCTTTTCCAAGCTGAGCCGCGAAATCACCGTGGCAGCGCGCATGGGCCTGCCCGACCCGGCGATGAATGCGCGCCTGCGCCAGGCCGTGATCACCGCGCGCAAGGAAGGCCTGCCCAAGGACAATATCGAGCGGTCGATCAACAAGGCAGCCGGCGGCGACGACACCAATTATGAGGAGGTCCGCTACGAGGGCTTCGGTCCCGGCGGCGTTGCGCTGATCATCGAGGCGCTGACCGACAACCGCAACCGCACCGCGACCAACGTCCGCACGGCGGTGTCGAAGAATGGCGGCAATCTCGGTGCGGGCGGCTCGGTCAGTCATGGTTTCGACCGGCTCGGCCTGATCAACTATCCGGCCTCGGCCGGCGATCCCGACAAGGTTTTCGAGGCCGCGCTCGAAGCCGGCGCCGAGGACGTCACCTCGTCCGAGGAAGGCCATGAGATCTGGACCGCGATCGACTCGCTGCACGAGGTCGCCAAGGCGCTTGAGCCGGTGCTGGGCGAGGCAGACGGCGCGAAGCTCGCCTGGCGCCCACAGACGCAGGTCAGCGTCGGCGAGGAAGATGCCGCCAAGCTGCTCAAGCTGATCGACGCGCTCGACGACGATGACGACGTCCAGACCGTCTGGGGCAATTACGACGTTCCCGAAGAGGTGATGGCGAAGCTGGGGTGA